In the genome of Populus nigra chromosome 19, ddPopNigr1.1, whole genome shotgun sequence, the window GCTTCATTCGATATAGATGACTCGTCGTTcgtaattttgttttctaagtTCCTAGGTCGTACGCATCCTGCCCATCatttaaggtttaatttttagtaaaaaatatattaaaataatttttttaaaaaatatttttgatatcaacatatcaaaataatctaaaaataattttaaaaaatttataatcaaattttttctaaaatatttttgaaatagaaaaacaagcatGCTCTACAACAAGCCAATGCCATGGAAgacttaacctttttttttttgtcttttctttattttttacttttcattcgtaacttattattttctcaaaattattttataatttattattttctcaaaatgattaatggttatttttgtatttttcatatatccttatacaaataataatgattattgtAAACAAATGATTCTTCATgcaattttttgaaaagaagaataattagttttcaaatttatttacaataagCTTTaatgattgataattaatttatctaacaTATATAGTGATAATGTCCCAACATATCTaagtaattttaaaagcaaGATTATATATGTTAGATAATCAGTTAATCTATTGATTTTAGCAATTTAGTTCATTCTTCTTGGCCAATATAACTTACAGCCAGTACCTAATGCCTGATATGCCAAGGCAGCTGGTGACTAatatctacaaaaaaaaaaaattagtggttTTGGGAAATCTTCAATGATTaagtaaatatctttttagagaaaaaaatgtaatgatattttaaagaaaaaaattctgaaaatatgcatgctaaaaatattgaaaatgaagAGATTCTGGACCTGACATCTAAAGGATTCACGAGGTATTTATAGCTTatgaatcttgtttttttgtgaAGAATGGGCTGAAATATCATTTCTTGGTAGCAtttaataatagataaatatatcttacacatcattaataagaaataaatatatcttacaCATCATTAATGTTGATAGAAATATGACAGATCCTTAGAATACTTTTATACACTTGGAGGTGTTGTCTTTgaccttaactttttatattaaggattataagaataaataaacgaAGTTTTATAGCTCAATAAAGGACTTAGAAAGATTGCCAGTTCTATATTCATTCGGGCTCAACATGTAACTGAGTCCAGAAATGTTAGATTTGGTAGCTCGTCAGACCCACATGTATCTGGGTTCAGAGCGTAGCTAAGTCTAGTTACATTGGGTTATCTTGCCTTTGGCTTATTTTTAACTATTAgacttatataaaaataacatgtataaaatattttgctataaaaaattaattactattacattgaaacaaattaattctcaaattaatgtcaataatttgtttctttaaaagaaCATCAACATTGTACGtgattaatatttataagaagaAATGGTCTAATTAACAAGGATTTGTTGGTTAATAATTCagcattttttaatctatattatTTCTTTACTAATTGTATCTagcttcaaaattaattatgatttttaacatgtacttacaaaaataattttcaaaattatgttgatgtaaaataaaaataaaataactataaagtaaataataattgatttttaatcaatACTTATGGactaattgattaaatttaagcATCCTTCTAACATAGATTGCTCGAGCACCgttgttgattattttaattaatatatttggttaCTTTATTGTGTTAATTTGGTCTGAATTGGACcccctcttctctttctttatttttatgtttttttttttaaataaatctctctgtttcatcatttaatcactTTCTTAGTCCAATAATTTTGTGTGCTTTTAACGACGATATTAATGGAACTATTTTAGGTGAGACATATTGTATTATTGtatatatgaaatgaaaaattaaaaaatataaaataaaattttgtgattacaatttaaaaacataaattttaaaaaagctataaattacatctttttcttaacaaaaatttcaagataaaatttttagtgggacttatataaaaatatagtatgtattaattaattaaatatttttaaatttataatatacagTAGGCACCACATTGTactacaaaaacaaatggaTTCTTAGTGTCTATTTAAGAATAcagttaaaattatgttttcaacaaaatttaatttttttttataattggttttttttatatgctgatattaaaaaaaaattaaaaattattttgatatatttttgatcaaaaaatactttgaaaaacaaccactaccacACTTCCAGACACCAATCACCTATCGTTCcggttattatattatattatattatatttttattttattattttttatttatttatttatttatttttggtaaaaGGTCAGTGCTGCAAACTGCCTTGATCTCATGTATTATCAAGCAGACAACACACTAAGGCCATCTTGAGATTTGCAGGCCATTCATAATCAAAGCATGTGTGTGTAGCATATGCATGGTTGTGATTCCACACCAAACCACAATCTTTTCTCCAAATTAAGGTTACTGGCATAAGTAGCAGTAGCTCTTTCCTAACATAATCCTACCTAATCAATAAGCTTAGAGCACCCATTAATTTTCTGCAATACTGTAGCAGGGAGAAAAGGTGTGATCAGTGGGACTGTCAGTCAGCTGCAACCTCCAAGCTCCTTCCATGCATAATGCATGCAACTCCACATCCCTCTTATTATACTTCTGATTCATTTCTATATctaggttttcttttcttacaatTAGTTACTCTCCTCTTCCTAGTTTAGAACAGATGATTAAGCAGCTGCGACAACAGATCAAGCCCTCCATGGAAGAACTACCTGGTCTCGAACTTGGAATGACATCATGTACTGATTTGATAAAAGAGCAGCAAGGCACTACTTCGCTCATCTCCTTTGCTTTTGAGCTCCAAAGAAGAGGGCAGTTGAATGATAACTACAAAACCTTGaggaatttgattaaaaatcctTCCACCAAGGTTTACTTGTACCCTACATTAGTTATTAATtgcttttcttatttaaaattagACTAGGATCCGTTTGTTTGTGCGGCCAGCCGCGTAAACAAACACGCTAAGttcatttacttgtttttctaTACAGGAGGACAGAGCAACTGTGATTAGAGATGTTATTAAGTATATCATACAACTTATCCGAACAGTTTATGAACTCAAACAACTAGTGGAGAAAACGAGAGGTAAGAAATTAGATACCATAGGAGAGGTAGACGTTTTTACGAAGCCTGTTGTTCGTGAATCACAATATAGCCATTCCTATAATGATGTTGGTATTGGACCATCATTTTCGAAGAAGCATTGCTGGGTTCAGAGGAAATCTAAGGATACAGAGATAGGTGTGCGCATTATTGGTGATGAAGTTACCATCAAAGTCCTTCGCCGAAGGAAGAAGAACGATTATTGCTTGCTGTTTGTGTCCAGGGTTCTTGATGAGCTTCATATGGATCTCCATTTTGTTTCCAGTTGCTATATTGGCTACGAAAcctattattttcagtttaaaacCAAGGTCTGGACTGTCATTAATTTACCTGACGTATTATCAAATGTAACTTGGTCTACTGATGCTGCAAATGTGCTTTGAATTATTGCAGATTAATGGAGGATCTTCGAGTGCTAATGCGCATACCATAGCCGGCAAGTTGATTGAGGTTCTGGACATCAGTTGTTCTAAATAGGGCAGGACAAAGAATTATGGATTTGAAGGTGATGCTCTTATATGTCAACAAATCATCATGCTAAGTTTGAGGACTGAGAATTTGTGTGCAAAAATGTATTCAGAAGGGGTTAATTATACACGCACGTAGTTCTTTGAAGACCTACCATATCAATTTGGTTTGATGGGATCTCATAGTTTTCGTTGAAGCAGTCTAATTAACAGAGTTCCTGGCTaatattttcatctttaattCGGTTCATAAATTCAATGGCGTGTCATTTGTATCTCTAGTTTCTGTTTATGAACtctgaatattattatttttcaaattttcatctttcagagaacaaattcttattttcttaaagaaaaagagaccAAATATACTATATTAGCAAGGGGGAGGGGGGCAAAATGCCTTAACCTTGGGGGGCGGGGCCCTTGGATTCATCATCCATGCCTGCATCCGCATGGTCTGGGCGTGTCGAGTGCcaaatcataattaatattcTCTCTAGTTTCTGTCTGCTTGGGAAGCTCTCGAGCTCACAAGAAACATGTCATAGGGGATGCCGATGAGAGGCAGGGCTCTTTAACAACAAGCCTCACCAAGGATGTAGAGGAGGGCGTCCGCATGGTCGATGATGAAGAGCATCATCAAACTCTTTCTACAGATGAAGAACATCAATGAATCAAAAGCCAGAGAGAAACTTTTCAAGGGGCTGCTCATTGTTTAGAAATCACCGAAAAGAAAAGATGGTTTAGTACTGCAGGTAGAATAAATTTTCGATTCTCACTAGGAGGGATTTTGAAGTTAGGAGATAATTAACAAAGATTTCAAGTCAAAAGAAGGTTGGTATTGATCAATCAAATTTGGGGATGACACCTAGTTATAACTGAGAAATTTGTGAAGAAACTCAACAATACTAGAGTTTAAAATTCCTGAAAATTTGACTACAGTAGAGCTCGTTAACTTTACACCAGTCCTCTATCCAACACGAGTCTCATGTTTCTGAGCAATCATTactgaggtaaaaaaaaatagagcattCTTCACCAGTTCTCAGGATGAAGCTGCTTTCTTGCAGTGATTCTCAAGCCAGCCCATTGTAACAGTTTTCGGCCTCTCTAGTGGCAATCCAAGAGCTCGCTCCCATATCAGCTGGAAGAACAAAACTGATTCAGAAAAATTTAGGACGCAGGATCACAGAAAACGAAAATGACTGGAACGAACCTGAGAACAAATGCCGATACTCCTTGATACACCGAATAGTACTGTGTAGTACCTATAAATATGCAAATTTTAACGAACATTATCGTCTTTCCTCCAAGTAATATAGTTGCGATTGAAAAAGTCTGGTAGTTAAAGAAATATAGATGGAATACCTAGCTTCAGTTAAACCATAGTAGTTCAGCAACACCACACCATGAGCATCAACATTCGGCCATGGGCTTTTAACCTGCATGGAGCATAAAATCCATGATTAGTTTGACAGGAACATCAAAATGTACTAGAAATTGGATCTACGAACAAAATACAAATAACATTCTTACTGCCTGAGAGACATATACATGATTATATGTCATTTATGCTTTCTGCATAAAGCAAAAGGATCGGCAACTTGCCTTGCCCAGCTCAGTAAGAATTGGAGGAACAACTCCACAAAGCTTAGAAACCTGGTCAGGTCTAAACTAGGTTTGCTAGTGAAAGAATTATCCATGGGAGTAAAGAGACCCGTGTGTCATAACAAGGCATAGCTTGACGTAATCAGTAAAGAGTGACAACCAGCTGGAACAGTGGATAATCAGGTAAATGCTTCAACGCAAACTCCCTTTGACAAGTATATCTTGGATCAGTTTTATGCAAAACTCCATGACCAAATCCAGGAAAAACCTGCAAAACAGGGGAGGAGGAGTGTGAAAGGAGAGAAAATATGAATTAAACACTACAATAACGGGAGCAGGATCACTACTGTGAAGTTTGAATGTGAGAATGATGAAGATATTTACACTTTATAAATTACCTTTCCGCTGTTTAATGTTTTCCAAACGTAGTCTTTAAGTTGTTCTGTGGTTATATTCTCTCCACACTCTTCCACAGCAGATTTGATCCAAAGGAGAACTTCCTCCAACCGCAACATTCTGATGAGCAAGAAAAGAAGCAATATCAATCatcaatggaaaaaagaaagtaatGCTAGCATTCAAAGGAACTTGCCTTTggtaataaattataatgttgGTAATATTCTTAATTAGAAATCGACGTGAAACCCAACACAGATAGCAACAGAATCATTTTGGTTTATAAATCTGTTTAAGTTATCAAGACAAGAGGCTAAAGAAAGCAACAAATGCCTGACATGATGGTTAACTGATATATGATAtctcctttattattttaaaaagtgattTGATCTCGTTGCCACTCATAGACTTTGTGCTTGCAATATGTAAATCCTTCAAGGACACAGAAAGATCAAGGAAGTCacaaatattttcttcaacGTGGAAGTACAATTACAACTCCTTCGTTATCATAGTATTATGAGTCACATATAGTTTTCTGTATGcatatcaatataattttttttccataattttttttgtcataatatctagattgagaatttttttaaatttttacacctCTTATATAGACATCTAACATCcattctataaatatttttacattttttacatAAACATCTAATATAACTGTACAATTTATTTTACCCTATGTTATTCTCTCAGTGTATATCAAGGTAATTTTTTGATGGTGTTTACTAATAGATATAGGAATAGAAAATTATATTGGTAGAGTTCATCGTAATATACCAACAAAATTTTTCTATcagtattttaatttatatttttcaattttctagtttattttaaaacttaagaAACTATGGTTTTTTGTCCTTCAACACTATAAGCTGCATCGTATATGATCCTCTAGAACGTCCACAAGTGATTTTGCGggtggtttggttgaaacttgGAACAGAATGAGGTTCTTTTTATGCAAGCCcataattttgatttgtttgacCATATGCAAATAATTTCTTCAACTTTGTCTGACAACGATTGTAGCATTTTTGAGACATCTTAGAAGCGGTGAGGTTTTGAAATCCCGGTGCTGGAGCCACTCTAATTATCTGGGCTGGTTTTATGTCGCAAAATCAAGTGGTTACTTTACTTACTCCATCCCTTTccgtaaaagaaaacaaattaagcaAGAAATTGCATGCTTTCACCACTGGATTATTGTCCTAATTGCAGAGCCAGCAATTTGCTGCAACATTTTTATATGCTCTATTGTTATTTTGGCAATAACTTGGACAACTCTTTGGAGTTTTGCAAGAAAAGTCGATAAAATCAGCAAGAAATTGCATGCTTTCACATATTTGGTTAGCAAGGGAGGATTATTGCacgaaattaaagaaaatatcctGAGCTAAAAAATGCGCACCAATATTTATTAGGGAGAGAATCACTCTTGGTGCCAAGCATAAGACTCTTGTTCTGCTATAATTGAATCCAAACTCACCTGAAGCACTATCGATGCATGGTGTTGTATGCTAATCCCATGTGATGgagaataaaattttagagatgccctttttttctcttcttctcctccttccTTTACCTTCATTTCTTGTAGCAGTCACTGTTAATCTATTCGTTAATACTACACCTGGTATTAATTCAAGAAACCATGAAAGTGATGCACCTTTCTCGTCGGAAaccaaaaatgaaaatgttgGGCCTCAAGCGATGCCAGGGTTCCTCCTTATAAGGGTTTATTGTGGAATATAAAACACTACATTGAAGATGTTTGTCAGCACAAACCCAGCACGTCGAGATTGATTCACCGGGAAATTGAATCAtgcaatatatttttggatttaaacccaaaataataacatgaaaaacaaatctatttATCATCCATGCCAGcatttcaatgatatttttcataTGTTTATCTCCGATGcttaatactaaataaaaaaaaataccgcGTTTTACCATTTTGCCTTGATTTTCATCAAAGTTTTAAGAAGTTTGATGTTTCCATGAATGCTTGTTTGTTGTCTTGTTCAAGAgagttgaaataattattttttgattgagagaaaaaataaattgactttgacgaatttaaatttaaaaagaacaagACACTTGACCTCATTCACTATCTAtccaatttaaaagataaaaattcatttaaatacaGAGGTAAAGTATGCTTTCTCTTCTCTATGTATCCACTTTGACCTCATTCACCCCCTCCTCTATACATATCCCTCCTAGCAAATATAGTTTAAAAGGTTAGAGAAGGTGTGAAGGCTGAAGCCAAAATAACACCAAAGGCTAATATCTTATGAAAGCATTGAAATCAAACTCGGCTGTGGTTATACAGAACTTCAGTGAATATAAATTCAAGCTTTCTTTTTTACCCTTCGGAAAAAATGGCTCATAGAACTTTAAAACTTTACCAAATGAACAttctattcaatttttttaatttccaaacttttttttcaattgcattctttttttaaaaggaaaaaaaaagttgccgGAAAATAACCATATAGAGAAAAACGGTTGATTTTTGCAATATCAATAATAGAAATGGTCAAAATTAGTGTCAACAGTTCCATTCGACGAGCGGAGTTCGGTGGTATTGCCTTTTCCCTGTAAACATATACGAAAAAAGAGATCGAgtttcgttttgattttttcaggtCTTGGTTTTCTTAGATGATTTTAGGGTATTTTGAGGTTAATAAATGGTTTAGGAAGACTTTAATGAtgtttattaagtgtttttgtGTGAATATAGGTTGAGAAATGGATTTTCAACCCATAAAGCCTTACCTCATGATTTTTCGACCACCATAAG includes:
- the LOC133679270 gene encoding transcription factor bHLH89-like codes for the protein MIKQLRQQIKPSMEELPGLELGMTSCTDLIKEQQGTTSLISFAFELQRRGQLNDNYKTLRNLIKNPSTKEDRATVIRDVIKYIIQLIRTVYELKQLVEKTRGKKLDTIGEVDVFTKPVVRESQYSHSYNDVGIGPSFSKKHCWVQRKSKDTEIGVRIIGDEVTIKVLRRRKKNDYCLLFVSRVLDELHMDLHFVSSCYIGYETYYFQFKTKINGGSSSANAHTIAGKLIEVLDISCSK
- the LOC133680017 gene encoding citrate synthase, mitochondrial-like produces the protein MQVKSPWPNVDAHGVVLLNYYGLTEARYYTVLFGVSRSIGICSQLIWERALGLPLERPKTVTMGWLENHCKKAASS